In the Wyeomyia smithii strain HCP4-BCI-WySm-NY-G18 chromosome 2, ASM2978416v1, whole genome shotgun sequence genome, one interval contains:
- the LOC129722035 gene encoding tubulin alpha-8 chain-like, whose translation MREVLSINVGQAGCQIGNACWQLFTLEHGVQPDGTMSEKIPVDENMAAFFQNTDSGKVVPRNIFIDLEESVIDDMKNGPYRYLYHPQYMITGKEDAANNYARGHYTVGKQIIEPVSRAIQKLAEQCDGLQGFLVFHSFGGGTGSGFTSLLMQQLAAEYGKKCKLEFAVYPSPTISTAVVEPYNCVLSTSTTMQNSDCCFIMDNQATYDICSKYLQIGRPDYAHLNALVAQVVSSATASLRFKGTMNVDLNEFQTNLVPFPRVHYPLVSYAPLLSANKAQHEFSSIAEITNACFEPPNMMVKCDPRHGKYMACCMLYRGDVVPKDINSAIAAIKSKRHITFVDWCPTGFKIGINQQAPSVLPGGDLAKPKRAVCMLSNTTAISDAWARVNQQFDLMYLKRAFVHWYVGEGMEEGEFNEAREDMAVLEQDYEEVAGDTADAEGGNSDFEY comes from the coding sequence CGCGAGGTACTTTCGATCAATGTCGGCCAGGCGGGATGTCAAATCGGGAATGCCTGCTGGCAGCTGTTTACCCTGGAGCATGGAGTCCAACCGGATGGTACGATGAGTGAGAAGATTCCGGTTGACGAAAACATGGCAGCTTTCTTCCAGAATACCGACTCTGGTAAGGTCGTTCCTCGCAATATTTTCATCGATTTGGAGGAATCAGTGATCGACGATATGAAGAACGGACCGTACAGATACCTGTACCATCCGCAGTATATGATCACGGGAAAAGAGGATGCGGCTAACAATTACGCTAGAGGCCATTACACCGTTGGCAAACAGATTATCGAGCCGGTGTCTAGGGCTATCCAGAAGCTTGCAGAACAATGTGATGGGTTGCAGGGGTTCTTGGTATTCCATTCATTTGGGGGTGGAACAGGATCGGGGTTTACTTCGTTGCTGATGCAGCAGCTGGCTGCTGAGTATGGGAAGAAGTGTAAACTGGAATTTGCTGTTTATCCTTCGCCTACAATTTCTACGGCTGTCGTGGAACCTTACAATTGTGTCCTATCGACTAGTACTACGATGCAAAACTCGGACTGTTGTTTTATTATGGACAACCAAGCAACCTACGATATTTGTTCTAAATACCTGCAGATTGGCCGACCTGATTATGCCCATCTAAACGCATTGGTGGCACAGGTCGTTTCTTCGGCTACCGCGTCGCTTCGGTTCAAGGGAACAATGAATGTTGATCTTAATGAGTTTCAAACAAATTTGGTTCCTTTCCCTAGAGTTCACTACCCGCTCGTATCATATGCACCATTATTATCTGCCAATAAGGCCCAGCACGAGTTTTCTTCAATTGCCGAAATTACAAACGCTTGTTTCGAGCCCCCTAATATGATGGTAAAGTGCGATCCTCGTCATGGTAAATACATGGCTTGTTGTATGCTCTACCGGGGAGACGTAGTGCCGAAGGATATCAACTCTGCGATCGCTGCCATTAAAAGCAAACGCCACATAACCTTTGTAGATTGGTGCCCGACGGGATTCAAAATCGGGATCAATCAACAGGCACCGTCCGTTCTGCCCGGGGGAGATTTGGCCAAACCGAAGAGGGCTGTATGCATGCTGTCGAACACGACGGCCATTTCCGATGCGTGGGCTCGCGTGAACCAGCAGTTCGATCTGATGTATCTGAAGCGGGCTTTCGTTCATTGGTACGTCGGTGAAGGAATGGAAGAGGGTGAGTTCAATGAGGCTCGCGAGGATATGGCGGTGCTGGAACAGGACTACGAAGAAGTCGCCGGAGATACTGCGGACGCAGAGGGTGGAAATTCGGATTTTGAGTATTGA
- the LOC129722038 gene encoding UPF0046 protein C25E10.12 translates to MEVGIHPLTDNPTLAWKEISKSQRVIKINTKPPSPEVPNNKVRVVCMSDTHSLTHHIKFDVPDGDIFIHAGDFTRCGKQDEVIEFNNWLEKLPHKHKLVIAGNHELSFDHTFTHPFQNANNSCCKKSTGANILDEIPTLGNSKESLAEAVKTENIRQYLSNCVYLQDESIELYGLKIYGTPWQPEFCKWAFNVKRGKDCLAKWEQIPEDVDILITHTPPVGHGDLCCSGVRAGCVELLTTVQQRVRPRYHVFGHVHEGYGITSDGRIIFINASTCDINYLPNNHPVVFDVTLPKGRTKDDV, encoded by the exons ATGGAGGTTGGCATCCATCCCTTGACGGATAACCCGACCTTAGCGTGGAAAGAAATTTCCAAATCCCAGCGGGTGATCAAAATCAATACCAAGCCGCCTAGTCCGGAGGTTCCGAACAATAAGGTTCGAGTAGTATGCATGTCCGATACCCACTCGCTAACTCATCACATCAAGTTCGACGTTCCGGACGGAGATATTTTCATTCATGCAGGTGATTTCACCCGTTGTGGAAAGCAGGACGAAGTTATTGAATTCAATAACTGGCTAG AGAAATTACCCCACAAGCATAAACTGGTTATTGCTGGTAATCACGAGTTAAGTTTTGATCATACTTTCACGCATCCGTTTCAAAACGCTAACAATTCATGCTGCAAGAAGAGCACTGGAGCGAACATTTTGGATGAAATTCCTACGCTGGGCAACTCGAAGGAAAGCCTCGCGGAAGCTGTAAAAACGGAAAACATTCGGCAGTATCTGAGCAACTGTGTGTATCTACAGGACGAAAGTATCGAGCTGTATGGATTGAAAATCTATGGCACACCGTGGCAACCGGAGTTCTGCAAGTGGGCCTTCAACGTAAAACGAGGCAAGGACTGTCTCGCGAAATGGGAGCAGATTCCTGAGGACGTGGATATTCTTATAACACACACTCCACCCGTGGGTCACGGTGACTTGTGCTGTTCTGGAGTGCGGGCAGGTTGTGTGGAACTTCTCACCACGGTGCAGCAACGCGTCCGGCCCCGATATCATGTGTTCGGACATGTTCACGAAGGCTACGGGATCACATCGGATGGCCGGATTATCTTCATCAACGCGTCGACCTGTGACATCAATTATCTCCCAAACAACCACCCGGTCGTGTTTGATGTTACACTTCCAAAAGGCCGGACAAAGGACGATGTGTAA